The genomic stretch CCGAGGGTTTTTATAACGTTCATCGGGAAAAATCTTTTTTTGACAGCCTGACCGATTTTATGTCTTCCGGACCCTGTGTGGTCCTGATCCTGGAAGGAGAAGGGGCCATTGGTAAAAACAGAAAATTGATGGGGGCTACCGATTATACCAAGGCCGATTCCGGGACCATCCGGGCGGATTTTGCCGACAGTATAGAAAGAAATATCGTCCACGGATCCGATGGACCGGATACGGCCAAGGTTGAAATAGGGTATTTTTTCAATGCCTTGGAGATCGTCTGAGTGTTCCTGACTGGGCGGTTTCAGGATTAATTGGAAAATAGTTTTCAGGATCAGGGGTCGGGGGTCAGTTGAGAATAAAGTTTCAAGTTCCA from Deltaproteobacteria bacterium encodes the following:
- the ndk gene encoding nucleoside-diphosphate kinase; its protein translation is MERTLSIIKPDGVAKGLIGEVLKRFEANGLKIKAMKLISMNKKQAEGFYNVHREKSFFDSLTDFMSSGPCVVLILEGEGAIGKNRKLMGATDYTKADSGTIRADFADSIERNIVHGSDGPDTAKVEIGYFFNALEIV